The stretch of DNA TTCAGCCTCACAGAGCGTCCCGTACATCGAAAGGGACGGCTCCGACCTGCCCCCCGGCGGGAGCGTCGCCTACGTCTTTCAGTACCGCAGCGCCTCGACCAGCAGCGAGAATGCCGACGAGGCGTGGCGCCGGTTGGCGTAGTACAGGTGGTAGCCCTCAAATGTCTTGCGCCACTCGCCCAGGACCTGGATGAGATGTCCCGATGCGATCTGTTCGCTGACGTATGCCTCCGGCAGGAAGGCCAGCCCTAGGCCTGCCACGGCGACATCGCGTATCGGCGCGATGCTGTTGAACACCATCGGCCCGTCAACCTTGACGCGATGCTCCTTGCCCGCCTTCATGAACGTCCAGGGAAACTCCCCGTGCGTGGGCAGCCGCAGGTTAAGACAGGCGTGCGTAACCAGGTCAGGCGGGCGCTTCGGTGCCGCATGCCTGAGGAAATAGGACGGTGCACCGACCACGGCCATGGGAACGTCCGGGCCGATGCGCACCGCGATCATGTCTTTTTGCACCAGCCGGCCGCGCCGTACTCCGGCGTCAAAGCGGCCGCTAACGATGTCCGTCAGGCCATAGTCCGTGGTGATCTCGACCCGGATCTCGGGATAGTCCGGCAGGAAGCGCGCGATGGCTGGCTGCAGCACGCTCTGCACCGCATATTCGTCTGCCGTCAGCCGGATGGTCCCCGCGGGCTTCCCGGCCAGTTCCCCCATCTCCGCGAGGCCGGCATCGATCTCGCCCATCGCAGGACCGATCCGGTTCAGCAGCCGTTCACCGGCTTCGGTCAGCGACACGCTGCGTGTCGTGCGCGAGAATAGTCGCAGGCCCAGGCGCGCCTCCAGCCCTCGGATGGTCTGGCTGAGCGCCGATTGCGACACACCAAGCCGGGCCGCTGCGCGGGTAAAGCTGGAGGCTTCGGCTACCATCAGGAAGGCTGACAGGTCCTTGAGATTGTTGATGTTCATTAAGAATCCCTCCTTATAGCGGTAAGCGGATTCTGCTGGATTATCACAAGGCGTTCCGGCCTCTACCATCCATCGTGTTTCCCCTTCTCACGACTCTGGAGCGATGCCATGTCGAAAGCAGTCAAATTCAGCAACAAGTACTGGGCCGTGGCGGCCGACCTGTACCACCCGGCCGGCTTCGACGCACAGAAGCAATACCCCGCCATCCTGTGCGCCCACCCGATCAGCAGTTGCAAGGAGCAGACCGCCGCGATCTATGCCGAAAAGCTGGCCGCGCTGGGTTACGTTGTGCTGGCATTCGACGCCTCGCACCAGGGCGCGAGTGGCGGCGAGCCTCGCTACCTCGAAGACCCGGCCTCCCGTGTCGAGGATTTCCGCTGCGCGGTGGACTACCTGGTGACGCTGGGCTATGTGGATGAAGCGCGCATCGGCGTGCTGGGGATCTGCGGCGGAGGCGGGTACGCCGTCAATGCCGCGATGACCGAGCGTCGGATCAAGGCGGTGGGCACAGTGGTGGCGGCCAACTACGGCCGCATCATGCGCGAAGGCGACCAGTCCCCGGATGCGGCACTGAAGACGCTTGAAGCGATTGGCAGGCAACGCACTGCCGAGGCCCGCGGCGCGGAGCCGGCGATCGTCACCTATATCCCCGCCTCGGTGGCGGAAAGGGAGAAGGCCGGGATCACCGACATCGATATCGTCGAGGCGGTCGAGTACTACACCACGCCGCGCGGGCAGCAGCCGGGCTCTCCCAACAAGCTGCGCTTCTCCGGGCTACAGGCGGCGGTGGGTTTCGATGCCTTCCACCTGGCTGAACACCTGCTGACCCAGCCGCTGCAGATCGTGGTGGGCAGCAAGCCCGGGGCTTTCGGCTCGCTGCGTGATGGCTACGAACTGTTCAGCCGTGCGCGTTCCGAGCGGAAGAACCTGTTTGTGGTGGAAGGGGCAAGCCATTATGACCTGTACGACCAACCGGAATATGTTGAACAGGCCATGGCAAAGCTCGGGCCGTTCTACCAGGAGAACCTCTGAGATGCCGGCCGCATTCCGACAGGCGGGAGCCTTTGACCGGTTGCATTGACTTGCACCGGTTCCGGGACCACGCTGGCATCCACTGACCCGTCCGAAGGAGACAGATGATGCAGCCTCACAGTGGTTCCGAAGACGGTGTGCCGACCAATCTGCCAGCAGAAGCCACTGCCACCATCGCCTGGCATGTCGCCCGCGTGCGAATGCGCGGGTTGATACAGCGGACACGGAAGCGCTACGCCGCTTGGCCATGCAAGAACCTAGCGGATCCGGTTCGGCAGGGTAGCGGAACACTGTCGATACCTATAGCTGTATCGCGAAATGGGCGGCGGCAAGACGCAGGCAACCTGATCACTATGCCGTACTCGCATCGGCTCAGTACGTTTTTGCCTGACTAAAGGGGAATGCTTACGATCCCTCTGAGCTGGCAAGTTTGCAGCGCGGCCAGTTCGTTAGTTGGGGTGCAGCGAGAACGAAGAACCGACATCACGCCGCTTATGTCGTCCTCTCCGGATGTGGGAGTGAACGGATTTGGTCGTGCAAAAAGGCATCGGCTTCAATTGTTCCTTCGCCCGCAGATTGCCGCGATTGTCGTCGGATCAGCGATGAGCGACCGCCTTTAACTATGGAGCGGCCATTGGAGTGTCTGTCGGCGCAGGCAGGCGAGTGGCGGAAGATGGCCGTTCTCGGCCGTCAGCCCACAGGAAAGCCGCATCTCCGTGACCTTGGGCCAACCCTAGAAGCACGAGTTGGCTGGTGCCGGGAGCAAGAGCTTCCTTTGAATAAGGCTGCACGGCGTTTCAATAGAGGCGGGGACTGCTGCTCCGCTGCGGCCACAATATTGAACCCGCAAGGGCCGCAGTGCGTCGTGTAACGGTTTGCCGCGCGCGTCCTTTCCCAGCGAACGTGCTCCCCGTCGCGGCTAATGGTGATGGGCTAGCTAGGCTGGTCACGGCTAAAAGAAGAACTACGTCACTAGCGGAGTCGACTCGCTTGTCAGGCGGGCAGGCACTAATGCAGAAGCTTGCTGCCGGCTGTAGGCATGGGTTCATTGCACCTACATTCTCGACGCCATAACGCGGGTCAAGGAACTCGTCGCGTCTATTCGGGTGAAGAACTGAGGCGGATGGAATCTGGAAGAGGCGTCTCGAAGGGCATCAAGTGGGACAGGGTCCTGCATTCGTCGCACATCTTTCAGTTCAAGGACAAAAGCTGTTTCTAGGCCTTCCACATAGTCGAAGAACTCAGCCTTCTTCAGGCCAGAGCATTGACCAAACCGTCGCCAGATCTGGCTCGGAGTCAGCGTATGAGTTGCCGCAACCACAGCGCGGCCCACTACGCTACCTACTGGTTGTTTGACATAGAGCCAGACAACGGTCCCGCTGACAACATGCATAGTTCGTCTTCGCAACTCAACGCGCTTTGTTCCAGCCAGGATATTGTTTGCATGCCGCTCGTCGAGCGAAATCAGGACATGGTCATTCGTGCTCATATCCATAAGCCTTTGCAAGAATACTTAGAACTTGATTGCTATCGATAGCTTGAGTGCTGAGTAGCTTAACGGGGGTGCCGCAGTTTAGTTGTCGCAGTGTTTCGCCGTAGACAGGGCGCGGAAGAATATTCAGATTGTCGAACACGGTGACTGTACGAGTGTCTGTCTTTCCGATGGATTCGAGTTGATCTGGCTCGAATACAGACGCGTCCAACTCTGCATGCCCCATAGCATCTCGATCCTGCAGGTAGGAGCGTACTACTCGACCTACGGCAACAATTCCTCCCAACCCTCCTTTTGTCTGGGACTCATAGAAGAACATCAGTGTCCCAACCGCAAATTTCGAGAGCGTCTTTGGGTGGCTGAGGTAGTGGCGCTGCTGATACATCTGCACTCGTGGCTGAGGGAGCAGAGATCCTTGGGGCAGATGCTGGAGAAGGTGTTCGGCAAACTGTCTGCGAACCGGTGTAATGACCCCTTGGCGCCCGCGCAGGCAGAACAAGCCGGGTGCAAGCATGCTTTCGAGCTTCAGGAGTGGAACGTGAGTCCTATTGCCATTCGCAGTGTAGACCTCAATGTGTTGATTGACGCTTCTAAACGCGGGCGAGTCTTGTGGCAAGCGAACTCCTGAGGCTGCGAGTAACGCTTCTCGTTTCTGCTGCCAATTCTTGTCGGTCACTAGCCCATTAATGACAATCTTTTGTAACTGAGCTTGATAGCCGTCGCTGGCAGTAAATCCGAGGGAGTGGGCTTCGGCGCGCATAAGCGATTGCGAAGCTGGAAACCCCAAGCGGATGAGCACGATGGCATCGGAAGGAATTTGTTCATTAAGTTTACTCAACATCAGCCGCGCGCAGTCAGTTGCAGCCGCGGATCGTTCCTCAATGGCCACCATCGCAATGATAGTTTTCTGGTCAATCGTGTGGCGCCAAGTCAAGTAGCCGACAATGCCGTCGTCACTTCGTGCAACGTAGCGGCGGATCGTCTGCGGGGAACTGTCTACCGTTGCCCATTCCGCCAATTGTTGTGACGGGGGGACGTTCCACTTAGACAGCATGGCTCTGATGTCTGCGTCGTCAGTGCTCTGGGCTTCGTTAAACGTTAAGACCCGATCAGGTTTGGTTCCAAACGCTGTGATTTCGACGGGGTGTGGCTCCTGAAGAGTGAACGCCGAAGGAGATAGAACATCAATTCCATACCTGTCTCGAAGATCGCCTGCGGCGCCCAAGATGGTTGCGTCACTCGTTACCAGACCCTCCAGTCCATGGGAGATTGCGGTTGCTAGATGCTTTAGATCGGATCTATCGTTAGGGGTAAGTGCGTTGCGTTGGCTTCTTTCGCGAAATACGAGCGCTTCAAGTTCTGTGGTGAGCTGTTCGGATCCATCCTCGAGTACCGGGTATGCGGGCAGGATCGATGCGAAGTCTTGCATAGGGTCGGTCTTGCCCGGAGGGCAGGACCTTGCCAGTTCGTTGCGAATTTCGGAGCTGATCGCAAGGCTACATACTTGCATTCGCTCCGCGCGAAACAGGTTGACGACATCGTTGCGTCGCTGTCTTCGAGGTCCCAGATCGAACAAGACGTTCATATCCAGGAGATACGTTGGCTTGCCAGTTCCTGCAACGAAATCGAGACCAAGTGGATTCATTGAGCTGATTCCGCTTACACCGAAGAGTTGTGGTGAGGCAAGTTCATGGTTCCGTACCACGATCATGCGCCTCCGCTTACCGCGGCTGCCTCCTCCGGGCTCAACGCGCTGAACATAGAAATTCTGTGCTTCCCAAAACAGATTCGATTCGGATAAATCTTCCGCCACACGCGCTTCAATCGAGACGTACTGGAGATCTGTCAGATGTCGTTTGAGTCTTTCAACAAGCCTTTCACCTAACCCTAATCCGCGGAAGCTTGGGGCGACAAAAACCTGGAGTATCTTTGCCCTTGGCTGTCTAAGGTCAAAGAGTAGATGTCCCGCATATTGACGCTCGTCGCCATTCTCGTTTGCCGCGACAAAGAGGTTTCCTTTGGTCGCGTACTCTAGATAGACCGAACTTGGGAAAAAACCGAGCGCGTCCTTGGCTGAATCGGCCGCGCTTCTAACACGCTCAACGAATGGAACGACATCCTGTCGTTGAGTCAGTATCGATACACCCCTCTGCAAGTTGTCCATGACTCTGCTGTTTGAGTTGTCGCCGATGGAGTGTATCCGGAAGATCACAATTACTAAGCAGGGAACAGTTCCTCGATCGAGCCGTCGGAGCCCTCACCAAATGTGAGTGGACGACACACCTGCATTCATACTGTACATATATACAGCATGAATGCAGGTGTGTCTTCTTTCCAGATGGGTTAGCAGTAAGAGTGCCGGCCTGAGGGCGGCGTGACTGCGGTCGGTTCTTGTCGAGTTGTAGCCCCGCGGGGGGGGGTACCTAACCCATTGAAAAATAAAGGGATACAAGCCAAGTGACGATCAGGGCAGTTCAGAGTTGAGCGAACGAAGTTCAAAGTTGAGTGAATCTCGACAGCTGCGCCCGTCCTCCGGGAAAACCCGCATCCAGCGCCTGTCTTGAAATGCCCCTACCCCGTCCCTATAATTAGCACTCGTCAGGGGTGAGTGCTAACAGCCCTCTGCGACACCTGAACATTTCTGACGGCCGTCGCCTCGGTAGCCGGCCGATTTGTGATCAAAAACTCACTTTGTATCTAGGAGTCCGTATGAATCTGCGTCCTCTGCACGACCGCGTGATCGTGAAGCGTCTGGACAACGAAACCAAGACCGCGTCCGGTATCGTGATTCCCGACAACGCTGCCGAGAAGCCCGATCAAGGCGAAGTGCTGGCAATCGGTCCCGGCAAGAAGGATGACAAGGGCAACAACATCGCCCTGGACGTCAAGGTCGGCGATCGCGTGCTGTTCGGCAAGTATGCCGGCCAGGGCGTGAAGGTGGATGGCCAGGAACTGCTGGTCATGCGCGAAGAAGACATCATGGCCGTGGTCAACAAGTAATCCGTTACTTGTAGCCCCACCCGTACAGATTTCAGGAGATTCAGAACATGGCAGCAAAAGACGTAGTGTTTGGCGACGCCGCCCGTGCCAAGATGGTCGAAGGCGTGAACATCCTCGCCAACGCAGTCAAGGTGACCCTGGGCCCGAAGGGCCGCAACGTGGTGCTGGAGCGCAGCTTCGGCGGCCCGACCGTGACCAAGGACGGCGTGTCCGTGGCCAAGGAAATCGAGCTGAAGGACAAGCTGCAGAACATGGGCGCCCAGATGGTCAAGGAAGTGGCTTCCAAGACCAGCGACAACGCCGGTGACGGTACCACCACCGCAACCGTGCTGGCCCAGTCGATCGTGCGCGAAGGCATGAAGTTCGTCGCCGCCGGCATGAACCCGATGGACCTGAAGCGCGGCATCGACAAGGCTGTCGGCGCCGCCGTGGAAGAGCTGAAGAAGATCAGCAAGCCCACCACCACCAGCAAGGAAATCGCCCAGGTTGGCGCGATCTCGGCCAACAGCGACGCCTCGATCGGCGAGCGCATCGCCGAAGCCATGGACAAGGTCGGCAAGGAAGGCGTGATCACCGTCGAAGACGGCAAGTCGCTGGCCGACGAGCTGGAAGTCGTGGAAGGCATGCAGTTCGACCGCGGCTACCTGTCGCCGTACTTCATCAACAACCCGGAAAAGCAGGTTGTCGCCCTGGACAACCCGTTCGTGCTGCTGTTCGACAAGAAGATCAGCAACATCCGCGACCTGCTGCCGGTGCTGGAGCAAGTGGCCAAGGCTGGCCGCCCGCTGCTGATCATCGCTGAAGACGTCGAAGGCGAAGCCCTGGCGACCCTGGTGGTCAACAACATCCGGGGCATCCTGAAGACCGCCGCCGTCAAGGCCCCGGGCTTCGGCGACCGCCGCAAGGCCATGCTGGAAGACATCGCCATCCTGACCGGCGGCACTGTCATCGCCGAGGAAGTCGGCCTGACGCTGGAAAAGGCGACCCTGAACGACCTGGGCCAGGCCAAGCGCATCGAGATCGGCAAGGAAAACACCATCATCATCGATGGCGCCGGTGACGCTGCTGGCATCGAAGGCCGCGTGAAGCAGATCCGCGCCCAGATCGAAGAAGCGACCTCGGACTACGACCGTGAGAAGCTGCAAGAGCGCGTGGCCAAGCTGGCCGGCGGTGTTGCCGTGATCAAGGTTGGCGCTGCCACCGAAGTCGAAATGAAGGAAAAGAAGGCCCGTGTGGAAGACGCCCTGCACGCCACCCGCGCTGCGGTGGAAGAAGGCATCGTCCCCGGCGGTGGTGTGGCCCTGCTGCGCGCCCGCGCCGCGATCTCGGCACTGACCGGCGACAACGCCGACCAGAACGCCGGTATCAAGATCGTGCTGCGCGCGATGGAAGAGCCGCTGCGCCAGATCGTGCTGAACGCCGGTGAAGAAGCTTCGGTGGTCGTTGCCAAGGTGATCGAAGGCAAGGGCAACTACGGCTACAACGCCGCCTCGGGCGAGTACGGCGACCTGGTCGAAATGGGCGTGCTGGACCCGACCAAGGTCACCCGCACCGCACTGCAGAACGCCGCTTCGGTGGCTTCGCTGATGCTGACCACCGACTGCGCCGTGGCCGAAACGCCGAAGGAAGAGTCGGCTCCGGCAATGCCGGGCGGCATGGGCGGCATGGGCGGCATGGAAGGCATGATGTAATCCATCCCCGGCCAACTGCCCGCGAGGGCAGGCTGCGATGAAAAAACCCCCGCGGGCGCGAGTCCGCGGGGGTTTTTGTTTGGGTCTAGCCGCGCTGCGCTGGATGCCCCGGCACAACCCGCGCCGGCACATGCATGCGCGCGGCCAGCATCGGTACCACCGCCACGGCGTAGGCCGCGGCAACGAGGAAGTAGGTGGATTGCAGGCCGAGCGCCTGCGTACCCCAGCCCCCCAGCGCGATACCAGCCACCTGCGACAGCTGGGTGACGCGGATCTGGGAGTCCTGGTCGTGCATGCCGTGTCTCGCGCAGTCGCCGCCGTTCAGAAATCCACCGTGGCCGACAGCAGCACCGTGCGCGGCGCCGCCAGCGAAAAGCCACCCCATGAGGTCACGCCTGCCCAGTAGTCGCGATCGAACACGTTGAGCACGTTGGCGCGGAACGTGGTGGCCTTGCCGCCGATCCTGGTGGTGTAGCGCGCGCCGACGTCAAAGCGCGTCCAGGCCGGCAGGCTGGCGGTGTTGGCCTGGTTCACGTACTGCCGGCCAGTGTAGAGCATGGCGCCGGTCAGCGTCAGGCCCGGTACCCACGGCAGGTCCCACTCGGCACCGAGGTTGGCCTGCACTTCCGGCACGCCGATCGCGGTCTTGCCGACACTGGCCGCGGTCGGGGATCTGGTGATCTCGCCGTCGATCAGCGTGACGCCGCCAAGCAGGCGCACGCGCGGCACCACTTCACCGAACACGTTGAACTCGAGCCCGCGGTTGCGCTGCTCGCCATTGACGGAGAACACGTTGTTATCGAGCTGCCCGGTGGGCTTGGCGATCTGGAAGGCCGCCAGCGTTGTGGTGAAGCGGCCGATGTCAAATTTGGTGCCGATCTCGTACTGGTCCGCCTTGTATGGCGCAAAGGCTTCGCCGGCGTTGCTGGCCGTGGGCGGCGCCACGTCGCCGCGGCTCAGGCCCTGAATGTAGTTGGCGTAGACCGACCAGTGCTGCGTTGGCTGCACCACCAGGCCCACCATCGGCGTGGTGGCGCTTTCGTCGTAGTAGGTCGAGACCGCGCCGGTGGCCTGGTTGTAGTTGCGTGTCCTGACGCGTTGCTGGCGCAGGCCCAGCGTCAGCAGCACGCGTTCGTCGAGGAAGGACATGGTGTCGGACAGCGCCACGCCGCTCAGGTCGGTGGCGGTGAAGCGCGGCACCGTCGAAGGCGCCTGCAGGTTCTGCGCGGGCTGCGTCACCGGATCGTAGATGTTGGAGGCCACCGGCGTGCCCGAGGTGAACGCGCGGTCGAAGCGCTCGGTATAGGCGCTGGCCTGCAGCGTGACCGCATGCTTGACCGCACCCGTGGCGAAGCGTGCGCGCAAGCCGCCGTCGAAGGTGCCGCGGTCGACCTTGAATTTGTAGAAGGTGGGTGTGCTCAGGGTATCGCCCTGCGCATTGGTGATCATCGGCGTGGTGCCGAAGACCCGGTCGACGCGGCTCCACCCGCCGCCGGCGCTGGCGAACGCCGTCAGTGAATCGTTGATGTCGTACTCGGCATGGAACAGCACCGCTTCCTCGCGGCCCTTGGAGTACTCCCACGGCTGCGTGACATTGCGCCGGCCGTCAGGCGCTCCCGGAACCGCCAGCCCGGGCGAAATCATCAGCGGCCGCCCCGGCGCATCGATGCGCTCCTCCTGCGCCAGCACGTCCAGCGACGCGCGCAGCTGCTTGCCGCGATAGTCCAGCGCGAGGGCCCCCACCGGCGCCTTGCGCGACTGGTTGTCGGCGGTGGTGTCGCCGTTGTAGTAGCTGCCGTTGGCACGGATGCCCCATTCGCGGTCCTCGCCGAAGCGGCGTGCCACGTCCAGGTGACCGCCGAATTGCGTGTCCGACGCGTAGCTGGCGGTGAACCGGGTCAGGTCATCGCCGGCGCGCTTTGGCACGATGTTGATCACGCCGCCGACGCCGCTGTTGGGCGACATGCCGTACAGCAGCGCGGCGGGACCCTTCAGCACCTCGACGCGTTCGGCGTAGTCGGTGAATACGCGGTAGCTGGGTGCAATGCCATACAGGCCGTTGAAGGCGATTTCCCCCGAGTTGGATTCATTGATCGGAAAGCCGCGGATGTAGAACGTGTCGATATTGGCCCCCGCCAGTCCGGTGGCGCGCACCGAGGGGTCCTTGCTGAGCGCCTCGGCCACGGTGGCGGACTGCTGGTTCTGGATCAGTTCGGCGGTGTAGCTGGTCAGGTTGAAGGGCGCCTTCATGATGGTGGTGTCGCCGAGCATGCCGAGCCTGCCGCCGCGGGCGACCTGGCCGCCGGCATACGGCGGCGGGACCTGGTCTGGCTCGGCGCTGGCGCTGACGGTCACCTGCGGCAGGGTCGGCGCTGCCGGCCGGGGTGCGGTGACACCGCCGGACGTGCCAGCCTCCTGCGCGCTGACCGCTTGTAGCTGGAACGTGACCAGCACACCCATCAGCAAATGCGACAGCGCGAGCGGCGGGCACCTGCGCGGGCAGCGCGGCGCAGCAAGACGAGCAAGGCTGGCGCGCACGCGCCCCCGGTGGTTCGTGACTGACATGACAAAACCTCTTTTTGCTACTGATGGAAGTCGGGGAGGGGGCGACGAGCGCAGCTTCGGGGTGCGCCGCAAAAAAGATGGTATTGCAAATGCGAATCGTTATCAACTAAATTGAGTGGAATCCGACCCGATCTGCTGACCCATCAGTGCCGCTGGCGCAGCCGAGGGGAGGGCGCCGCGTGCGCAGGCACCCATGACGACACAAAGGCGCGGCCGCGTCAGACTTCGACCACGCAGCACCAGTCGAAGGACTTGTTCTCCAGCTCGCCGGTACGGCGGCTGACATAGCCGCGCGGGTTGCACACCACGCGCGAGTTGTCGACGCAGTAGTCGAAGCTGGTGTGGGTATGGCCGTGGATCCACAGGTCTGCCTGCGCCACCAGGTCAGGCCGGCGTGACAGGAAGCCGCCGGAGACCAGGTCGTGCGAGAAGCGCGGATCCAGGCTGCCGAGGTCCGGGCCGTGGTGCGTGACCACCACCGTCTTGCCGGCGTAGGGCAGCGCCAGCTGCGCCGACAGCCAGTCGGAGGCGGCCAGGTGGCGTGCCAGTGCGTCCTGCGGCGTGAACTGGCGCATGTGGCCATCGTCGCCGCGGATCTCGATCAGCCGGTGGTCGTACATCGCTTTCGCGCACGCCTGCATCGCCTCGTCGCGCCGGTCGGTGCCGAACAGCGTGTAGTCCGTCCACCACGTCGTGCCGATGACGCGTACGCCGTCGAATTCCGCGACGTCGCCATTGAGCAGGCGCACCTGCGGATGCGCTGCCGCGGCCTCGGCCATCTGCTGGTCGACGGTGTCGAAATTGCTCTCGTAGTACTCGTGGTTGCCCGGCACATAGACCACCGGCTGGCTGAACGTGCCGATGGCCCAGTCGATGCCGTCGCGGCCGTTCGCGATGTCGCCGGCCAGTATCACGAGGTCGGCATCGCACGCGGGCACGGACTGCGGCAGGTTGTGTTCGATGTGGAGGTCGCTCAGGATGCGTAGCTTCATCGGGACTCCAGGCGGGTAGGGCGCGCGCTGCGTGGCCTCGGCGCCGCAGGGGGATTGCCTGCATTCTTCAGAAGCCAGACCGTCCGGTCAAGCCCCGGGATTCGCCCGGCAAAGCAAAAAAGCCCGGAACCTGGGTTCCGGGCAAGTGACTGTCTTGCCGGCATTGCACCGGGAGACAGCCGGGGGAAACTGTCGCGGTTTCCCGGAGGGCTCAACCTGCTTGTCCCGCCATGGTTGGCAGCAGCACGCGATAGATCTGGATGAAGGCCGGCCCCAGCAACACCAGCAGCAAGGACGGAAAGATGGTGAAGATCAGCGGGAACAGCAGCTTCAGCGCAATCTTGGCGGCCTGCTCCTCGGCGCGCATGCGGCGCTTGGTGCGCAGCATGTCAGACAGCACGCGCAGCGACTCGCCCAGGCTGGTGCCGAAGCGGTCGGCCTGGACCAGCATCGACGCAAACTTGTCCACGTCCTCCACGCCGGTGCGCAGCGACAGGTTGGTCAGCGCCTTTTCCTTCGAAAAACCCGAGCGCAGTTCCAGCAGCATCAGCTGCAGTTCATCGGCCAGCACCGGACAGCGCAGCGCCAGCTCGTCGGCCACGCGCATCAGCGCCGCATCCAGGCCGAGGCCGGCTTCGACGCAGACGGTCAGCAGGTCGATCACGTCGGGGAATTCTTCGAAGACGGTGCGCTGGCGTTGGGAGACCTTGCGGGCGAGGACAAGATTCGGCAGGTAATAGCCAATCGCGCCCAGCACCGCCAGCAGCACGAACATCAGCTGCTGGCTTTGCTGGCCGGGCTGGCTGCTGACAGCCAGCAGTCCGAGCATCGGCAGGCCGACCGCCAGTACCGTCTTGGCGCCGAAGTACAGCGGCGCGGCGTTGGCATTGCGCCAGCCGGCATTCATGAAACGCACGCGCAGCTGCGAGTTCTCCCAGCCCTCCTTGGGCAGCGACAGACGCGATACCGGCTGCGCCCACTTCACCAGTTTTTCGATCAGCGCCTGTTGACGACCCTGGTCCGGCTGGAATGTCCCCGCCTGGCCGGCGATCTGTTCGGCCCGGCCGCGGAGCCGGTGGGGCGAGAACACATGGAGCACGCCGAACACCGTGCCGAACGCGGCCACGAAGATCAGCGCGAGCACGATCATCTGGTCGCTCTGGAACCCCTGGAAAATCTCTTGCATGATGGACTCCCCGTCAGTATGGCTGTCCAAGCCCTGCTTCTTCTTGCTACTGCCCCGAGCAACCGCAGCCGGCGCTTCAGACCCGGATGCGGATGATCTTGCGCATCCACAGCACGCCGAAGCTCATCGACACCAGCGCCCCGCCGATCATGCGCAGGCCCAGCGGGTCTTCCCACAGCACGTTCATGAAGCCGGGGTTGACCACCAGGATCAGGCCGGCCGTGCAGAACGGCAGCAGTCCCAGCACCCATGCCGACATCTTGCCTTCGGCCGACAGCACGCGGATCTTGTCGAACAGCTTCAGGCGTTCGCGCACCATGGTGCCGATGGTGTCGAGGATCTCGGCAAGGTTGCCGCCGCTTTCGCGCTGGATCAGTACCGCGATGACAAAGTAGCGCAGGTCGGCCACCGGCACGCGCATGGCCAGGTTGGTCATGGCTTCGTCCAGCGCCACGCCGTAGTTGATCTCTTCGAAGGTGGTGCGGAACTCCGGCCCGATCGGCGCCTTCATCTCCTGCCCGACCATGCTGAGCGCTCCGCTGAACGAGTGCCCGGCGCGCAGGGCGCGGCTGATCATGTCGACCGCATCGGGCAGTTGCGCCTCGAGTTGCTTGAGCCGCTTGGCGCGCAGGCGCACCACATGGAGCACCGGCAGCATCGCAGCCAGCGCCGCGCCAAGCAGAACCAGT from Cupriavidus taiwanensis encodes:
- a CDS encoding LysR family transcriptional regulator, with translation MNINNLKDLSAFLMVAEASSFTRAAARLGVSQSALSQTIRGLEARLGLRLFSRTTRSVSLTEAGERLLNRIGPAMGEIDAGLAEMGELAGKPAGTIRLTADEYAVQSVLQPAIARFLPDYPEIRVEITTDYGLTDIVSGRFDAGVRRGRLVQKDMIAVRIGPDVPMAVVGAPSYFLRHAAPKRPPDLVTHACLNLRLPTHGEFPWTFMKAGKEHRVKVDGPMVFNSIAPIRDVAVAGLGLAFLPEAYVSEQIASGHLIQVLGEWRKTFEGYHLYYANRRHASSAFSLLVEALRY
- a CDS encoding GNAT family N-acetyltransferase, with amino-acid sequence MDNLQRGVSILTQRQDVVPFVERVRSAADSAKDALGFFPSSVYLEYATKGNLFVAANENGDERQYAGHLLFDLRQPRAKILQVFVAPSFRGLGLGERLVERLKRHLTDLQYVSIEARVAEDLSESNLFWEAQNFYVQRVEPGGGSRGKRRRMIVVRNHELASPQLFGVSGISSMNPLGLDFVAGTGKPTYLLDMNVLFDLGPRRQRRNDVVNLFRAERMQVCSLAISSEIRNELARSCPPGKTDPMQDFASILPAYPVLEDGSEQLTTELEALVFRERSQRNALTPNDRSDLKHLATAISHGLEGLVTSDATILGAAGDLRDRYGIDVLSPSAFTLQEPHPVEITAFGTKPDRVLTFNEAQSTDDADIRAMLSKWNVPPSQQLAEWATVDSSPQTIRRYVARSDDGIVGYLTWRHTIDQKTIIAMVAIEERSAAATDCARLMLSKLNEQIPSDAIVLIRLGFPASQSLMRAEAHSLGFTASDGYQAQLQKIVINGLVTDKNWQQKREALLAASGVRLPQDSPAFRSVNQHIEVYTANGNRTHVPLLKLESMLAPGLFCLRGRQGVITPVRRQFAEHLLQHLPQGSLLPQPRVQMYQQRHYLSHPKTLSKFAVGTLMFFYESQTKGGLGGIVAVGRVVRSYLQDRDAMGHAELDASVFEPDQLESIGKTDTRTVTVFDNLNILPRPVYGETLRQLNCGTPVKLLSTQAIDSNQVLSILAKAYGYEHE
- the groES gene encoding co-chaperone GroES; its protein translation is MNLRPLHDRVIVKRLDNETKTASGIVIPDNAAEKPDQGEVLAIGPGKKDDKGNNIALDVKVGDRVLFGKYAGQGVKVDGQELLVMREEDIMAVVNK
- a CDS encoding alpha/beta hydrolase, with translation MSKAVKFSNKYWAVAADLYHPAGFDAQKQYPAILCAHPISSCKEQTAAIYAEKLAALGYVVLAFDASHQGASGGEPRYLEDPASRVEDFRCAVDYLVTLGYVDEARIGVLGICGGGGYAVNAAMTERRIKAVGTVVAANYGRIMREGDQSPDAALKTLEAIGRQRTAEARGAEPAIVTYIPASVAEREKAGITDIDIVEAVEYYTTPRGQQPGSPNKLRFSGLQAAVGFDAFHLAEHLLTQPLQIVVGSKPGAFGSLRDGYELFSRARSERKNLFVVEGASHYDLYDQPEYVEQAMAKLGPFYQENL
- a CDS encoding transcriptional regulator — encoded protein: MSTNDHVLISLDERHANNILAGTKRVELRRRTMHVVSGTVVWLYVKQPVGSVVGRAVVAATHTLTPSQIWRRFGQCSGLKKAEFFDYVEGLETAFVLELKDVRRMQDPVPLDALRDASSRFHPPQFFTRIDATSSLTRVMASRM